Proteins encoded within one genomic window of Helicobacter sp. 'house sparrow 1':
- a CDS encoding flagellar hook-basal body protein → MQNGYYNAVGGMVTQFNRLDMISNNLANLNTNAFKRDDVIIGDYLRLYESYQHQLPLKNHTKESAKFVNRALDRVPIISQSYSDRSLGAMMETQNPLDFALNKENLFFAVKTPQGVFYTRDGSFVVGDDGFLSTKEGYRVLGRVGLDGEEGILLPADSQVEVDHNGNIYVRNLDNEAIGASEAINAIAIVGFVNPKYLKKEGKNLYSYPQEKIQERLNLPNTQAVKQSFLEKSNVNAVIEMTNLIETNRLVDMYSKVLKTHMDDLNTDAINKLATRA, encoded by the coding sequence ATGCAAAATGGTTATTATAATGCCGTTGGAGGTATGGTAACGCAGTTTAATCGTTTGGATATGATTTCAAATAATTTAGCAAATCTAAACACAAATGCCTTTAAGCGTGATGATGTCATTATTGGTGATTACTTACGGTTATATGAGAGTTATCAGCACCAGCTACCATTAAAAAATCATACAAAAGAATCCGCAAAATTTGTAAATAGAGCATTGGATAGGGTTCCAATTATTTCACAATCTTATAGTGATAGAAGTTTGGGGGCAATGATGGAAACACAAAATCCTCTGGATTTTGCCCTTAATAAGGAGAACTTATTTTTTGCTGTAAAAACTCCACAGGGGGTTTTTTATACCAGAGATGGATCTTTTGTGGTTGGGGATGATGGATTTCTTAGCACAAAAGAAGGATATCGTGTTTTAGGTCGTGTAGGATTAGATGGTGAAGAGGGAATCTTGTTGCCAGCGGATTCTCAAGTAGAAGTAGATCATAATGGTAATATCTATGTAAGAAATTTAGATAATGAAGCCATAGGTGCTAGTGAGGCTATTAATGCAATTGCAATTGTCGGGTTTGTAAATCCTAAATATCTGAAAAAAGAAGGAAAAAATCTCTATAGCTATCCCCAAGAGAAAATACAAGAACGCTTAAATCTACCAAATACCCAAGCTGTAAAACAAAGCTTCTTAGAAAAAAGCAATGTAAATGCAGTAATAGAAATGACAAATCTTATTGAAACCAACCGCCTTGTGGATATGTATTCTAAGGTTTTAAAAACCCATATGGATGATCTCAATACAGATGCTATCAATAAACTAGCAACTAGGGCTTAA
- a CDS encoding tetraacyldisaccharide 4'-kinase, whose amino-acid sequence MRFIDRFFYKPSFFQKILAILLLPLSLLYLIASTLRRKLSIFRDFGIPIISVGNLVAGGSGKTPFIIESAKDYKDVAIILRGYKRKSKGLVIVSLRGNILVSQEDAGDEAYLIALRLKNASVIVCKKRDLAIKKAKEIGCKVVFLDDGFRFHYKKLNIILKPKLQPYFNFCIPSGIYRENPKLYQKADILVCEGEEYTREVTILQPTPRMLLVTAIANPSRLDQFLPKIVGKITLPDHSNFDKNLLEKKLKEYDATSLLVTQKDMVKMQDFNLPLSILELKLNIKPQVTQKIQDYIHTLGYNPS is encoded by the coding sequence ATGCGTTTCATTGATCGTTTCTTTTATAAACCTAGCTTTTTTCAAAAGATACTAGCTATCTTGCTTCTGCCTCTTAGTCTTTTATATCTTATAGCCTCAACATTACGAAGAAAACTAAGTATTTTTAGAGATTTTGGCATTCCAATTATTAGTGTTGGAAATTTAGTAGCTGGAGGAAGTGGCAAAACACCTTTTATTATAGAAAGTGCAAAGGATTATAAAGATGTAGCCATTATTTTAAGGGGTTATAAGAGAAAATCAAAAGGGCTTGTAATTGTAAGCTTGAGAGGTAATATTCTAGTTTCTCAAGAAGATGCTGGTGATGAAGCCTATCTCATTGCATTAAGGCTAAAAAATGCAAGTGTTATTGTTTGTAAAAAAAGAGATTTAGCTATTAAAAAAGCTAAGGAGATAGGTTGCAAAGTGGTTTTCCTTGATGATGGCTTTAGATTCCATTATAAAAAACTTAATATTATTTTAAAACCAAAACTACAACCTTATTTTAATTTTTGTATCCCAAGTGGTATTTATAGAGAAAATCCAAAGCTCTATCAAAAAGCTGATATTTTAGTATGTGAGGGAGAAGAGTATACAAGAGAGGTTACAATCTTGCAACCTACGCCAAGAATGTTGTTAGTGACTGCGATTGCTAATCCCTCAAGATTAGATCAATTCTTACCCAAAATAGTTGGAAAAATCACCCTACCTGATCACAGCAACTTTGATAAGAATCTCCTAGAAAAAAAACTTAAAGAGTATGATGCTACTTCCTTGCTTGTAACTCAAAAAGATATGGTAAAGATGCAAGATTTTAATCTTCCACTTAGTATCTTAGAACTTAAATTAAATATCAAACCGCAAGTCACTCAAAAAATTCAAGATTACATCCATACTCTAGGATATAATCCTTCTTAA